A stretch of DNA from Microscilla marina ATCC 23134:
TACTCCTCCTGTAGATGCGCCAATTGCTACTACTTTGTCAGTGGTTGTGATAATATCGTTTTTCCGTTCTGGGAAGGTTGAAGTACGCATTTGTTTTGGCAGGCTGGTTGTTCTTTCTTTCCCTACCCGTGCATAATAAGCTGTTTTTACTACCTCACAAAGTTTGGAGGTGCTTTCTTCCAGTGCATCCTTAGTATTTAACTTAGGTTTGGCAATCACTTCCACAGCGCCAGACTCTAAAGCTAAGAGTGCGGTATCTGCCTCTTCCAAAGTTAGGGTTGAGATTACTACTACAGGGATGGGATGTTGTGCCATTAGTCTTTGAAGAAAAGTAATACCATTCATACGAGGCATTTCAATATCCAACGTGATCACATCTGGCTTTACTTGTTTCATTTTTCTAGCGGCTACATAAGGATCCGATGCAGTACCAACAATGTCTATTTCAGGATCAGATGAGAAAATTTTTGTCAAAACTTGCCTCACCAGTGCCGAGTCATCTATAATTAAAAGTTTTATTTTGGACATAGGCTACCTTTACTTAATTCTTTTGATAAATGGTTGGTTCTATCATTTTTACTGGAAAATTAAAATCA
This window harbors:
- a CDS encoding protein-glutamate methylesterase/protein-glutamine glutaminase: MSKIKLLIIDDSALVRQVLTKIFSSDPEIDIVGTASDPYVAARKMKQVKPDVITLDIEMPRMNGITFLQRLMAQHPIPVVVISTLTLEEADTALLALESGAVEVIAKPKLNTKDALEESTSKLCEVVKTAYYARVGKERTTSLPKQMRTSTFPERKNDIITTTDKVVAIGASTGGVKAIKKILQQLPVDCPGVVIVQHMPKLFTKQFALRLDSECEVSVKEAEEGDSILRGQVLIAPGNLHLVVKRSGAKYIVQLLDKPLVNRHKPSVDVLFQSVAQSVGQNAIGVILTGMGADGAKGILDMKKAGAFTIAQDEQSSVVYGMPKEAVKLKAIDKELELSQIASEIMRKIN